One genomic region from Stackebrandtia nassauensis DSM 44728 encodes:
- a CDS encoding nucleoside triphosphate pyrophosphohydrolase yields MTVTIHWLVTTPRLPAGMLTLQAWDALRASESVYAAPGNPQLGAVRAAGIDVTELSVDDALDTLLERGGLWLTTAEDDEPVAKQLSVKLAADPSLATVEITFGSWDPPGARLLDLVAVIDRLRSPGGCPWDREQTHESLAPFLLEEAYETIDAIHSGDLDHLREELGDLLMQPLLHARLAAEDEDGFTIDDVVADVVEKLVRRHPHVFADARVDSIADLNDTWDALKRAEKPHRKFAVDGVALSQPALSLAAKLLSRTSRENLDVPLPETAADPASSEAALGAALLGLVAAARAAGLDPELALRKAALDFADRSRAVESGNKSG; encoded by the coding sequence GTGACCGTCACGATTCACTGGCTGGTCACCACGCCACGGCTCCCCGCCGGGATGCTGACGCTTCAGGCGTGGGACGCGTTGCGCGCCAGTGAGTCCGTGTACGCCGCGCCCGGGAACCCGCAGCTGGGTGCCGTGCGCGCCGCCGGTATCGACGTCACCGAGTTGTCCGTGGACGACGCCCTCGACACGCTGCTGGAGCGCGGCGGCCTGTGGCTGACCACCGCCGAGGACGACGAGCCGGTCGCCAAGCAGCTGAGCGTGAAGCTCGCCGCCGACCCGTCGCTGGCCACTGTGGAGATAACCTTCGGTTCCTGGGACCCGCCGGGCGCCCGGCTGCTGGACCTGGTGGCCGTCATCGACCGGCTGCGCTCGCCGGGCGGCTGCCCGTGGGACCGGGAGCAGACCCACGAGTCGCTGGCGCCGTTCCTGCTGGAGGAGGCGTACGAGACCATCGACGCCATCCACTCCGGCGACCTCGATCACCTGCGCGAGGAACTGGGCGACCTGTTGATGCAGCCGCTGCTGCACGCCCGGCTGGCCGCCGAGGACGAGGACGGCTTCACGATCGACGACGTCGTCGCCGACGTGGTGGAGAAGCTGGTGCGCCGCCACCCGCACGTGTTCGCCGACGCGCGCGTCGACAGCATCGCCGACCTCAACGACACCTGGGATGCCCTGAAGCGGGCCGAGAAGCCGCACCGCAAGTTCGCCGTGGACGGTGTCGCGCTGTCCCAGCCCGCGCTGTCGCTGGCCGCGAAACTCCTGTCGCGCACCTCCCGCGAGAACCTCGACGTGCCACTCCCCGAGACCGCCGCGGATCCCGCTTCCTCCGAAGCGGCACTGGGTGCCGCGCTGCTGGGTCTGGTCGCCGCCGCCCGGGCGGCCGGTCTGGACCCTGAACTGGCCCTGCGCAAGGCCGCGCTCGATTTCGCCGACCGCTCCCGGGCCGTCGAATCCGGGAACAAGTCCGGGTAA
- the ectA gene encoding diaminobutyrate acetyltransferase: MSLGDTLAPVLRRNGGSAVGFEPPTIRDGERLWQLALDSRTLDVNSRYSYLLWCRDFAETSVVARHDGEAVGFITGYRRPGSPGTLFIWQVAVADSHRRQGLARRMLDNLAARLIPQGITALEATVTPDNLPSTRLFTSFAEARGAELTRDELFSGQLLGEGHLAEILFRIAPLSPASE, encoded by the coding sequence ATGTCCCTCGGTGACACTCTTGCTCCCGTTCTTCGACGAAACGGGGGGTCGGCCGTCGGCTTTGAACCCCCCACGATCCGCGATGGCGAGCGGCTGTGGCAACTGGCCCTCGACTCCCGCACTCTCGATGTGAACTCCCGCTACAGCTACCTGCTGTGGTGCCGCGACTTCGCCGAAACCTCGGTGGTGGCGCGGCACGACGGCGAGGCGGTGGGTTTCATCACGGGGTACCGGCGTCCCGGCTCCCCCGGAACCCTGTTCATCTGGCAGGTGGCGGTGGCCGACTCGCACCGCCGACAGGGACTTGCCCGGCGCATGCTGGACAACCTCGCCGCGCGGCTGATCCCGCAGGGGATCACCGCGCTCGAGGCGACCGTCACGCCGGACAACCTTCCGTCCACGCGTCTGTTCACCTCCTTCGCCGAAGCGCGGGGAGCCGAACTGACCCGGGACGAGCTGTTCTCCGGGCAACTGCTCGGCGAGGGGCACCTGGCGGAGATCCTGTTCCGGATCGCGCCGCTGTCACCCGCGTCCGAATAG
- the ectB gene encoding diaminobutyrate--2-oxoglutarate transaminase translates to MKIFEEVESQVRSYCRGWPTVFVKAKDATLHDEDGKSYIDFFAGAGTLNYGHNHPVLKQALIEYLTEDNIVHGLDMYTAAKGRFLDRFREIVLRPRGLDYKVQFPGPSGNNAVEAALKLARKITGRETVISFTNGFHGMTLGALAVTGNSMKRGGAGVPLNHAATMPYDGYLDGQTPDFLWLRSLLEDSGSGLDKPAAVIVETVQGEGGINVASKTWLRGLADLCTEHDILLIVDDIQMGCGRTGPFFSFESAGITPDIVTISKSLSGYGLPFALTLFKKDLDVWEPGEHNGTFRGFNPALVTAATALEHFWTDTKLAEDTLRKGELVDTRLRGIAAEHTDVGSDVRGSGMVQALAFDDPKIAAATRAEAFSRGLLVEGAGPEDEVVKLLPPLTTTDAQLHEGLDVLADSVRVAIKELS, encoded by the coding sequence ATGAAGATATTCGAAGAAGTCGAATCACAAGTTCGCTCGTACTGCCGCGGCTGGCCGACAGTCTTCGTCAAGGCCAAGGACGCCACGCTCCACGACGAAGACGGAAAGTCCTATATAGACTTTTTCGCCGGTGCGGGAACCCTCAACTACGGGCACAACCACCCCGTCCTCAAACAGGCGCTCATCGAGTACCTGACCGAGGACAACATCGTGCACGGCCTCGACATGTACACCGCCGCCAAGGGCCGGTTCCTCGACCGGTTCCGCGAGATCGTGCTGCGGCCGCGCGGCCTGGACTACAAGGTCCAGTTCCCGGGGCCGTCGGGCAACAACGCCGTCGAGGCGGCGCTGAAACTGGCCCGCAAGATCACCGGCCGCGAGACCGTCATCAGCTTCACCAACGGTTTCCACGGCATGACCCTCGGCGCGCTGGCGGTCACCGGCAACTCCATGAAACGCGGCGGCGCCGGGGTTCCGCTCAACCACGCCGCCACCATGCCGTACGACGGCTATCTGGACGGTCAGACACCGGACTTCCTGTGGCTGCGCAGTCTCCTGGAGGACAGCGGTTCCGGGCTCGACAAGCCCGCCGCGGTCATCGTGGAGACGGTGCAGGGCGAGGGCGGCATCAACGTCGCCAGCAAGACCTGGCTGCGGGGTCTGGCCGACCTGTGCACCGAGCACGACATCCTGCTCATCGTGGACGACATCCAGATGGGTTGCGGCCGTACCGGACCGTTCTTCAGTTTCGAGTCCGCCGGGATCACGCCCGACATCGTGACGATCTCCAAATCGCTGTCCGGCTACGGACTCCCGTTCGCGCTCACCCTGTTCAAGAAGGACCTGGACGTGTGGGAGCCCGGCGAGCACAACGGCACCTTCCGCGGTTTCAACCCGGCACTCGTCACCGCGGCCACGGCGCTGGAGCACTTCTGGACCGACACGAAGCTGGCCGAGGACACGCTCCGCAAGGGCGAGCTCGTCGACACCCGGCTGCGCGGCATCGCCGCCGAGCACACCGACGTCGGCAGCGACGTGCGCGGCTCCGGAATGGTGCAGGCGCTGGCCTTCGACGACCCCAAAATCGCCGCGGCCACCCGTGCCGAGGCCTTCAGCCGCGGCCTGCTGGTCGAGGGTGCGGGCCCCGAGGACGAGGTCGTCAAACTGTTGCCGCCGTTGACGACGACGGACGCGCAGCTGCACGAGGGCCTCGACGTCCTCGCCGATTCCGTCCGAGTGGCCATCAAGGAGTTGTCATGA
- a CDS encoding ectoine synthase — protein sequence MIVRRLNEIVGTERDVLGHDRDVAEGTWRSRRLILANDRVGFSMHDTVLYAGTETSMWYANHVEAVYVIEGNGELIDNETGQKHELSPGTMYLLDGHERHTLRAHTDVRTVCVFNPPVTGKEVHDANGVYPLLTEDDPQ from the coding sequence ATGATCGTTCGCAGGCTCAACGAGATCGTCGGTACCGAGCGGGATGTGCTCGGCCACGACCGCGACGTCGCCGAGGGGACCTGGCGGTCCCGCCGTCTCATCCTCGCCAACGACCGGGTCGGTTTCTCGATGCACGACACCGTTCTGTACGCGGGCACCGAGACCTCCATGTGGTACGCCAACCACGTCGAGGCCGTCTACGTCATCGAGGGCAACGGCGAACTCATCGACAACGAGACCGGTCAGAAGCACGAGCTCTCGCCGGGAACCATGTACCTGCTCGACGGACACGAACGCCACACCCTGCGGGCTCACACCGACGTGCGCACCGTCTGCGTCTTCAACCCACCGGTCACCGGCAAGGAAGTCCACGACGCCAACGGCGTCTATCCACTTCTGACAGAAGACGACCCCCAATAG
- the thpD gene encoding ectoine hydroxylase: MMLYRTEDPVAYGTADDGPIDAETLEGYADNGFLTIDELLEPGELAEYQNELNRLLVDESLDGDERVVREKSSNDVRSIFEVHKISELFGDLLTHDRVAGRARQILGSDVYIHQSRVNYKPGFNGNPFYWHSDFETWHAEDGMPRMRAVSISIALTDNYAYNGGLMIMPGSHKTFVSCVGETPDDHYRESLKEQEIGTPDETSLSVLAEKHGIELFTGPAGSATMFDCNCMHGSNGNITPFPRSNIFAVFNSVENTCVEPFAAKHPRPPFIGSRDFTPVKR; encoded by the coding sequence ATGATGCTGTACCGCACCGAGGACCCGGTCGCCTACGGCACCGCCGACGACGGCCCGATCGACGCCGAGACCCTGGAAGGCTACGCCGACAACGGGTTCCTCACGATCGACGAGCTACTCGAGCCCGGCGAACTGGCCGAGTACCAAAACGAGCTCAACCGGCTGCTGGTGGACGAGAGCCTCGACGGCGACGAGCGTGTCGTGCGCGAGAAGTCCTCCAACGACGTGCGTTCCATCTTCGAGGTGCACAAGATCTCCGAACTGTTCGGCGACCTGCTCACCCACGACCGGGTCGCGGGCCGGGCCCGGCAGATCCTCGGCTCCGACGTCTACATCCACCAGAGCCGCGTCAACTACAAGCCCGGTTTCAACGGCAACCCGTTCTACTGGCACTCCGACTTCGAGACCTGGCACGCCGAGGACGGAATGCCCCGGATGCGGGCCGTCAGCATCTCCATCGCGCTGACCGACAACTACGCCTACAACGGCGGTCTGATGATCATGCCGGGCTCCCACAAGACCTTCGTGTCCTGTGTGGGCGAGACGCCGGACGACCACTACCGCGAATCGTTGAAGGAACAGGAGATCGGTACCCCCGACGAGACCTCGCTGTCGGTCCTCGCCGAGAAGCACGGCATCGAGCTGTTCACCGGCCCCGCCGGTTCGGCGACCATGTTCGACTGCAACTGCATGCACGGTTCCAACGGCAACATCACCCCGTTCCCGCGCTCCAACATCTTCGCGGTGTTCAACAGCGTCGAGAACACCTGTGTCGAACCGTTCGCGGCCAAGCACCCGCGTCCGCCGTTCATCGGCTCGCGGGACTTCACGCCAGTGAAGCGTTAG
- a CDS encoding tetratricopeptide repeat protein, with product MATLDAPYVLESLMDHTGPLREDFEAAREGDSNSMFNLGLAFARIGQIDDAVHWYTRAAEHGDNDAVANLGLLLRDQERYDEAEKWLRHGAEAGHAMSANNLGNLLLGWLRFDEALFWAERAVELGSTAAAGNLERVRLLARYHVPDTEPNREFARGMELVEKADVDAALPHLGAAAAQAHPDAAFELASLLAARDERDDAAGWYRIATMLGNPRAMVRLVMVCLRQGNRDEARRWAEKAVESGETLAGPLLEALDED from the coding sequence ATGGCTACCCTGGACGCCCCCTACGTATTGGAGTCCCTCATGGATCACACCGGCCCCCTGCGCGAGGACTTCGAGGCGGCGCGCGAGGGTGACTCCAACTCGATGTTCAACCTCGGTCTGGCCTTCGCCCGGATCGGGCAGATCGACGACGCCGTGCACTGGTACACCCGCGCCGCCGAGCACGGTGACAACGACGCCGTCGCGAACCTCGGGTTGCTGCTGCGGGACCAGGAACGGTATGACGAGGCCGAGAAGTGGCTGAGGCACGGCGCCGAGGCCGGGCATGCCATGTCGGCCAACAATCTCGGCAACCTGCTGCTGGGCTGGCTGCGCTTCGACGAGGCACTGTTCTGGGCCGAGCGCGCGGTGGAACTGGGCAGCACCGCTGCGGCCGGGAACCTGGAGCGGGTGCGACTGCTCGCCAGGTACCACGTCCCGGACACCGAACCGAACCGGGAGTTCGCACGCGGCATGGAACTGGTGGAGAAGGCCGATGTGGACGCCGCGCTGCCGCACCTGGGTGCCGCGGCGGCACAGGCTCACCCGGACGCGGCCTTCGAACTCGCGTCGCTGCTGGCCGCCCGCGACGAACGGGACGACGCCGCGGGCTGGTACCGCATCGCGACGATGCTCGGCAACCCCCGTGCGATGGTGCGGCTCGTGATGGTCTGTCTGCGACAGGGCAATCGCGACGAAGCCCGGCGATGGGCGGAGAAGGCGGTGGAGTCCGGTGAAACCCTCGCGGGCCCGCTGCTCGAAGCCCTCGACGAGGACTGA
- the eno gene encoding phosphopyruvate hydratase: MASIDNIAAREILDSRGNPTVEVEVLLDDGVLARAAVPSGASTGAFEAIELRDKDEERYGGKGVEDAVQNVNERIVDALQGIDAADQRLVDQELLDLDGTSDKSNLGANAILGVSLAVAKAAAASAGLPLFRYLGGPNAHVLPVPMLNILNGGSHADSNVDVQEFMIAPVGAPTFAEGLRWGAETYHALKSVLKSKGLSTGLGDEGGFAPNLEANSEALDLITEAVEKAGFAPGRDIVYALDVAATEFFADGSYTFEGEKKSAKDMIEYYANLIGEHPIVSIEDPLSEDDWDAWSDMTAELGGKIQIVGDDLFVTNPERLRKGIDTAAATALLVKVNQIGTLTETLDAVELAHRSGMRCMMSHRSGETEDTTIADLAVAVGCGQIKSGAPARSERVAKYNQLLRIEEELDDTARYAGRTAFPKYRA, encoded by the coding sequence GTGGCAAGCATCGATAACATCGCCGCCCGGGAAATCCTGGATTCGCGCGGCAACCCGACGGTCGAAGTCGAGGTGCTGCTCGACGACGGCGTCCTCGCGCGGGCCGCGGTGCCCTCGGGCGCCTCGACCGGTGCCTTCGAGGCGATCGAGCTGCGCGACAAGGACGAGGAGCGCTACGGCGGCAAGGGCGTCGAGGACGCGGTCCAGAACGTCAACGAGCGCATCGTCGACGCGTTGCAGGGCATCGACGCCGCCGACCAGCGCCTGGTCGACCAGGAACTGCTCGACCTGGACGGCACCTCCGACAAGTCCAACCTGGGCGCCAACGCCATCCTCGGCGTCTCGCTGGCCGTCGCCAAGGCCGCCGCCGCCTCGGCCGGTCTGCCGCTGTTCCGCTACCTGGGCGGCCCCAACGCGCACGTGCTGCCGGTGCCGATGCTCAACATCCTCAACGGCGGCTCGCACGCGGACTCCAACGTGGACGTCCAGGAGTTCATGATCGCCCCCGTCGGCGCCCCCACCTTCGCCGAGGGGCTGCGCTGGGGAGCCGAGACCTACCACGCGCTGAAGTCGGTGCTGAAGTCCAAGGGCCTGTCCACCGGCCTGGGCGACGAGGGCGGCTTCGCCCCCAACCTGGAGGCCAACAGCGAGGCCCTGGACCTCATCACCGAGGCCGTCGAGAAGGCGGGCTTCGCGCCGGGCCGCGACATCGTCTACGCGCTCGACGTGGCCGCCACCGAGTTCTTCGCCGACGGCAGCTACACCTTCGAGGGCGAGAAGAAGTCCGCCAAGGACATGATCGAGTACTACGCCAACCTCATCGGCGAGCACCCGATCGTCTCCATTGAGGACCCGCTGTCCGAGGACGACTGGGACGCCTGGTCGGACATGACCGCCGAGTTGGGCGGCAAGATCCAGATCGTCGGCGACGACCTGTTCGTCACCAACCCCGAGCGGCTGCGCAAGGGGATCGACACCGCCGCGGCCACCGCCCTGTTGGTCAAGGTCAACCAGATCGGCACCCTGACCGAGACGCTGGACGCCGTGGAACTGGCGCACCGCAGCGGTATGCGCTGCATGATGAGCCACCGCTCCGGCGAGACCGAGGACACCACCATCGCCGACCTGGCCGTGGCCGTCGGCTGTGGACAGATCAAGTCCGGCGCCCCCGCCCGCTCCGAGCGGGTCGCCAAGTACAACCAGCTGCTGCGCATCGAGGAGGAGCTGGACGACACCGCCCGTTACGCGGGTCGCACCGCCTTCCCGAAGTACCGCGCCTGA
- a CDS encoding DUF885 domain-containing protein has product MHEEYVSRAERVVDALLESDPEAAMWAGDHRFDDRLPDYSSEGLAAKRSMLTEASHALVEIDAEDLGTPDAVDLEILTNQVAARLFELTETRDHEWNPLVYNPGMLLNTLLLRPSAPAAERLTALQARLAAIPDHLATARANLTDVPAVYAETGAEQFRGTAALVRDEVPRLAEEAGATVDVETVAGELEAFADWLSRLPDGRSPRLGRRLWDAKLWHTLETPMAGASILDRAWTRLDEVTAELDELAARLDRDGGTADGASGAEVTARVLARLGADRPDNATVLDAARRAVAETTDFVREHDLITIPADRLEVVEMPEHDRGVSAAYLDPPGTLDDPSMPTFYAICPAPADWSTEQVASFYSEYNHHMIRNLTVHEAIPGHHVQLAHARTYRGNTRVRDMMMSGTFVEGWAVYTEELMVEHGYGGPEVLAQQLKMQLRMIINAIIDQSIHCDDMSEAEAMDLMTRRGHQAHAEAASKWRRALLSSTQLSTYFVGYTEMRAIADSCPTGRPGRDWHDRMLSFGSPAPQHVVRLLAG; this is encoded by the coding sequence ATGCACGAGGAATACGTATCCCGGGCCGAACGCGTCGTCGACGCGCTGCTGGAATCCGACCCGGAGGCGGCGATGTGGGCGGGAGACCACCGCTTCGACGACCGGCTGCCGGACTACTCGTCCGAGGGCCTGGCCGCCAAGCGGTCGATGCTGACCGAGGCCTCGCACGCGCTGGTCGAGATCGACGCCGAGGACCTGGGCACCCCCGACGCCGTCGACCTGGAGATCCTCACCAACCAGGTCGCCGCGCGGCTGTTCGAGCTGACCGAGACCCGCGACCACGAGTGGAACCCGCTGGTCTACAACCCCGGCATGCTGCTCAACACGCTGCTGCTGCGGCCCTCGGCCCCGGCTGCCGAACGACTGACGGCACTTCAGGCGCGGCTGGCGGCCATCCCCGACCACCTGGCCACCGCGCGCGCCAACCTGACCGACGTGCCCGCCGTCTACGCCGAGACCGGCGCCGAACAGTTCCGGGGCACCGCCGCGCTGGTGCGCGACGAGGTGCCGCGACTGGCCGAAGAGGCCGGTGCGACCGTCGACGTCGAGACCGTCGCCGGTGAGCTGGAGGCGTTCGCCGACTGGCTGTCGCGGCTGCCGGACGGACGCTCGCCGCGACTGGGCCGTCGACTGTGGGACGCCAAGCTGTGGCACACCCTGGAGACGCCGATGGCGGGAGCGTCGATTCTGGACCGGGCCTGGACCCGGCTGGACGAGGTCACCGCCGAGCTCGACGAACTGGCGGCGCGACTCGACCGCGACGGCGGAACGGCCGACGGCGCGTCCGGTGCCGAGGTCACCGCCCGGGTGCTGGCCCGGCTGGGCGCCGACCGCCCCGACAACGCCACCGTCCTGGACGCCGCCCGCCGCGCGGTCGCCGAGACCACCGACTTCGTGCGCGAACACGACCTGATCACCATCCCCGCCGACCGGCTCGAGGTCGTGGAGATGCCCGAACACGACCGGGGCGTGTCGGCCGCGTACCTCGACCCGCCAGGCACCCTGGACGACCCGTCGATGCCGACCTTCTACGCGATCTGCCCGGCCCCGGCCGACTGGAGCACCGAACAGGTCGCGTCGTTCTACTCCGAGTACAACCACCACATGATCCGCAACCTCACCGTCCACGAGGCGATCCCGGGCCACCACGTCCAGCTCGCCCACGCCCGCACCTACCGGGGCAACACCCGGGTGCGGGACATGATGATGAGCGGGACCTTCGTGGAGGGCTGGGCGGTCTACACCGAGGAGCTGATGGTCGAGCACGGCTACGGCGGCCCGGAGGTGCTGGCCCAGCAGCTGAAGATGCAGCTGCGCATGATCATCAACGCCATCATCGACCAGTCGATCCACTGTGACGACATGTCCGAGGCCGAGGCCATGGACCTGATGACCCGGCGCGGCCACCAGGCCCACGCCGAGGCCGCGAGCAAGTGGCGCCGCGCGCTGCTGTCGTCCACCCAGCTGTCCACGTACTTCGTCGGCTACACCGAGATGCGCGCCATCGCCGACAGCTGCCCGACCGGCCGACCGGGGCGCGACTGGCACGACCGGATGCTGTCCTTCGGGAGCCCGGCACCACAGCACGTGGTCAGGCTGCTGGCCGGATAG
- a CDS encoding S1 family peptidase produces MKKKLIAGAVMVLAALTALVGGVTFANAEGDDSSTKVVGGTKAKKGEFPFMVHLSMGCGGSLYSKQIVLTAAHCVDGTGPDKSITATIGVVDLKDPDAIKIKSTYVHVSKKYEDKGEDWALIKLAKPVPNAKTIALNTTKSYNKGTFDIAGWGDTKEGAGTGSRYMMKAKVPYVTDKNCRKAYPELNGYWEMCAGKPEGGVDTCQGDSGGPMFRKDANGRRIQVGIVSWGEGCARPKFPGVYAQVSYFYKDIIAAAKTI; encoded by the coding sequence ATGAAGAAGAAACTGATAGCCGGTGCTGTCATGGTCCTGGCGGCCCTGACCGCCCTGGTCGGTGGTGTCACCTTCGCCAACGCCGAAGGCGACGACTCCTCGACCAAGGTCGTGGGCGGCACGAAGGCCAAGAAGGGTGAGTTCCCCTTCATGGTGCACCTGTCGATGGGCTGCGGGGGCAGCCTGTACTCCAAGCAGATCGTGCTGACCGCCGCGCACTGCGTGGACGGCACCGGTCCGGACAAGTCGATCACCGCCACCATCGGCGTCGTCGACCTGAAGGACCCCGACGCCATCAAGATCAAGTCGACCTACGTCCACGTGTCCAAGAAGTACGAGGACAAGGGCGAGGACTGGGCGCTGATCAAGCTGGCCAAGCCGGTCCCGAACGCGAAGACCATCGCGCTCAACACCACCAAGAGCTACAACAAGGGCACCTTCGACATCGCCGGCTGGGGCGACACGAAGGAAGGCGCGGGCACCGGAAGCCGCTACATGATGAAGGCCAAGGTCCCCTACGTCACCGACAAGAACTGCCGCAAGGCCTACCCGGAGCTGAACGGCTACTGGGAGATGTGCGCCGGTAAGCCCGAGGGCGGCGTGGACACCTGCCAGGGCGACTCCGGTGGCCCGATGTTCCGCAAGGACGCCAACGGCCGCCGCATCCAGGTCGGCATCGTCAGCTGGGGCGAAGGCTGCGCCCGGCCGAAGTTCCCGGGCGTGTACGCCCAGGTGAGCTACTTCTACAAGGACATCATCGCCGCGGCGAAGACGATCTGA
- a CDS encoding FtsB family cell division protein — protein MTTRRSPAGRRPGGGSQPRRTRQRPQKPAAKRAPRVTKTAAPQPKLRRIRIKPPWRMSGRTAVIALVLSALALSYAYPVRTYLEQRAEINRLRDSQGEQAQRIAELEAERAKWDDPAYVKAQARERLLLVEPGEELIIIVDDKPDKGDKDSGPSKSSKDPWFDDLWESFDNADNSG, from the coding sequence GTGACAACTCGGCGCAGCCCGGCGGGCAGGAGACCCGGTGGCGGGAGCCAGCCCCGCCGCACCCGCCAGCGTCCCCAGAAACCGGCGGCGAAGCGCGCCCCCAGGGTCACCAAGACCGCCGCGCCGCAACCGAAGCTGCGCCGCATCCGCATCAAGCCACCGTGGCGGATGTCCGGCCGCACCGCCGTCATCGCGTTGGTGCTGTCGGCGCTGGCACTGTCCTATGCCTACCCGGTGCGCACCTACCTGGAACAGCGCGCCGAGATCAACCGGCTGCGCGATTCCCAGGGCGAACAGGCCCAGCGCATCGCCGAGCTGGAGGCCGAGCGCGCCAAATGGGACGACCCGGCCTACGTCAAGGCGCAGGCCCGGGAGCGGCTGCTGCTGGTCGAGCCCGGCGAGGAACTCATCATCATCGTCGACGACAAACCCGACAAGGGCGACAAGGACAGCGGCCCCTCGAAGTCGTCCAAGGACCCATGGTTCGATGACCTGTGGGAAAGCTTCGACAACGCCGACAATTCGGGATGA
- a CDS encoding DUF501 domain-containing protein, with protein sequence MDQISDADRDSIAAQLGRPPRAVNSIAYRCPCGNPAVTETLPRLEDGTPFPTTFYLTCPKASGAIGTLEASGLMKEMTERLRDDPELAARYREAHESYLEHRAKLGEVPEIDGVSAGGMPDRVKCLHVHLAHSLVAGRGVNPFGDEARDLIGEWWAAGPCVATTEARE encoded by the coding sequence TTGGACCAGATCTCCGACGCTGACCGCGACTCCATAGCCGCTCAGCTGGGACGGCCGCCGCGCGCGGTCAACTCCATCGCCTACCGCTGCCCGTGCGGCAACCCGGCGGTCACCGAGACCCTGCCCCGGCTGGAGGACGGCACCCCGTTCCCGACCACCTTCTACCTGACCTGCCCCAAGGCGTCCGGCGCTATCGGCACCCTGGAGGCCTCGGGTCTGATGAAGGAGATGACCGAACGGCTGCGCGACGACCCCGAGCTGGCCGCCCGGTACCGCGAAGCCCACGAGTCCTATCTGGAACACCGCGCGAAGCTCGGCGAGGTGCCCGAGATCGACGGCGTCTCGGCCGGGGGCATGCCCGACCGCGTCAAATGCCTGCACGTCCACCTGGCCCACTCGCTGGTGGCGGGCCGGGGCGTCAACCCCTTCGGCGACGAGGCCCGCGACCTGATCGGCGAGTGGTGGGCGGCGGGCCCGTGCGTCGCGACCACGGAGGCTCGGGAATGA
- a CDS encoding Ppx/GppA phosphatase family protein, giving the protein MNADKVSRELDYRSAPTTVAAIDCGTNSIRLLISRQSSDAAKPTDLVRIMRIVRLGEGVDTTGRISPAALDRTAAALREYAALIAEHQPSAVRMVATSASRDADNAAEFRDLVHGILGVMPEVITGDEEARLSFTGAVADLPPAAEPRLVVDIGGGSTEFVLGTDQAGPARSMDIGCVRMTERHLRGDPPSAEQVAAAEADITARVDEALATVDPNRTATELIGLAGSVTTVAALALGLDTYQPERIHHAEISYDDVRKVTMALLGQTREERLAHGVMHPGRADVIGGGALVLRIIMERCGATSVIASEHDILDGIAASLA; this is encoded by the coding sequence ATGAACGCGGACAAGGTTTCCCGCGAGCTGGACTACCGCTCGGCGCCGACCACGGTGGCGGCCATCGACTGCGGCACCAACTCGATCCGGCTGCTGATCTCACGGCAGTCGTCCGACGCGGCCAAACCCACCGACCTGGTGCGGATCATGCGGATCGTCCGGCTGGGCGAAGGCGTCGACACCACCGGACGCATCTCCCCCGCCGCCCTGGACCGCACCGCCGCCGCGCTGCGCGAGTACGCCGCTCTCATCGCCGAACACCAACCCAGCGCCGTGCGCATGGTCGCCACCAGCGCCAGCCGCGACGCCGACAACGCCGCCGAGTTCCGCGACCTGGTGCACGGCATCCTCGGCGTCATGCCCGAGGTCATCACCGGCGACGAGGAGGCCCGGCTGTCGTTCACCGGCGCCGTCGCCGACCTGCCCCCGGCCGCCGAGCCCCGGTTGGTGGTGGACATCGGCGGCGGATCCACCGAGTTCGTCCTCGGCACCGACCAGGCTGGTCCGGCCCGCAGCATGGACATCGGCTGCGTCCGCATGACCGAACGCCATCTGCGCGGCGACCCGCCGAGTGCCGAACAGGTCGCCGCCGCCGAAGCCGACATCACCGCCCGCGTCGACGAGGCACTGGCCACGGTGGACCCGAACCGCACCGCCACCGAGCTCATCGGCCTGGCCGGTTCGGTGACCACCGTCGCCGCCCTGGCCCTGGGACTCGACACCTACCAGCCCGAACGCATCCACCACGCCGAGATCTCCTACGACGACGTCCGGAAGGTGACGATGGCACTTTTGGGCCAGACCCGCGAGGAGCGGCTGGCCCACGGCGTCATGCATCCCGGCCGCGCCGACGTCATCGGCGGCGGCGCACTGGTGCTGCGGATCATCATGGAACGGTGCGGCGCCACCAGCGTCATCGCCAGCGAACACGACATTTTGGACGGTATCGCCGCGAGCCTCGCGTAA